In Arthrobacter sp. SLBN-112, a genomic segment contains:
- a CDS encoding aldo/keto reductase: MQYRTLGHSGTVVTNYALGTMTFGAEASEEDSHAILDSYFAAGGNFIDTADVYSAGTSEEIIGRWLAQRPALRDTAVIATKGRFPMGTAPNDVGTSRRRLTRALDDSLRRLGVEQIDLYQLHAWDPVTPLEETLHFLDDAVSRGKIAYYGFSNFLGWQLTKAVHTARAQGWNPPVSLQPQYSLLVRDIEFEIVPAALDAGIGLLPWSPLGGGWLSGKYKRDQRPAGATRLGENPERGMEAWKARNDNPRTWTVIDAVEDIATGHGVSPAQVALAWLADRPAVTSVILGARTTGQLADNMAAADLRLSDDEVSRLTEASLPQAGVYPYGPMAQEQRSRKMEGGR; this comes from the coding sequence ATGCAGTACAGAACCCTGGGCCACAGCGGCACCGTCGTGACCAACTACGCGCTCGGAACCATGACATTCGGCGCGGAAGCCAGCGAGGAAGATTCGCACGCCATCCTGGACAGCTACTTTGCCGCGGGCGGCAACTTCATCGACACCGCCGACGTCTACAGTGCCGGGACCTCGGAGGAGATCATCGGGCGGTGGCTCGCCCAACGGCCTGCGCTGCGGGACACGGCGGTCATCGCCACCAAGGGACGTTTCCCGATGGGAACGGCACCGAACGACGTCGGAACCTCGCGCCGGCGCCTGACCCGCGCCTTGGATGATTCCCTCCGCAGGCTGGGAGTGGAACAGATCGACCTCTACCAGCTCCATGCATGGGACCCGGTCACGCCCCTGGAAGAGACCCTGCACTTCCTCGACGACGCCGTAAGCCGTGGCAAGATCGCCTACTACGGATTCTCCAACTTCCTGGGGTGGCAACTGACCAAGGCCGTCCACACAGCGCGCGCCCAGGGCTGGAACCCGCCCGTGAGCCTGCAGCCGCAGTACAGCCTGCTGGTCCGGGATATCGAATTCGAAATTGTCCCGGCGGCGCTCGATGCGGGGATCGGCCTGCTGCCGTGGTCCCCGTTGGGCGGCGGCTGGTTGTCCGGCAAGTACAAGCGGGACCAGCGTCCGGCCGGTGCTACGCGCCTCGGAGAGAACCCCGAACGCGGCATGGAGGCGTGGAAGGCGCGCAATGACAACCCCCGCACGTGGACCGTCATTGACGCCGTGGAAGACATCGCCACAGGCCATGGGGTAAGCCCGGCCCAAGTGGCGCTGGCCTGGCTGGCGGACCGGCCGGCAGTCACCTCGGTGATTCTGGGAGCCCGGACCACCGGGCAGCTCGCCGACAACATGGCTGCGGCCGATCTGCGGCTCAGCGACGATGAAGTCAGCCGCCTGACCGAAGCCAGCCTGCCGCAGGCGGGCGTTTACCCGTACGGGCCGATGGCGCAGGAGCAGCGCAGCCGCAAGATGGAGGGCGGCCGCTAG
- a CDS encoding SMP-30/gluconolactonase/LRE family protein: MGEGLMTGALEHLHTGSFWAEGPLWVPSTQIVRWSDIPNNRILEFDPATGAAGEYARDVEFTNGRTLDVDGSVVQCSHGRRRVERDRDGTVTGLVDSYQGRRLNSPNDVVIASDASIWFTDPPYGILPGTTEGHEGEQEYGGCYVFRLDPASGTLTAVITDLVHPNGLAFSPDETLLYVADTAGARYGVPLRIVAYGLRDGACGPGRVVVELPEGQAADGLRVDVEGRIWTSAGPAVRVYSPAFELLASIDVPETVSNLCFGGPDGRDLYITATTSLYRIRTGTRDAAGRNVPQTHH; this comes from the coding sequence ATGGGTGAGGGACTGATGACTGGCGCGTTGGAGCATCTTCACACCGGTTCGTTCTGGGCTGAGGGGCCTTTGTGGGTGCCCTCGACGCAGATCGTGCGCTGGAGCGATATTCCCAACAACCGCATCCTGGAATTCGACCCCGCCACCGGCGCTGCCGGCGAGTACGCGCGGGACGTCGAGTTCACCAACGGCCGCACGCTCGACGTCGACGGCAGCGTGGTGCAGTGCAGCCACGGACGGCGCCGGGTGGAGCGGGACCGGGACGGCACGGTGACCGGCCTGGTTGACTCGTACCAGGGCCGCCGGCTGAACTCGCCCAACGACGTCGTCATTGCCAGCGACGCTTCTATTTGGTTCACCGACCCGCCCTACGGGATCCTTCCAGGAACCACAGAGGGGCACGAGGGGGAGCAGGAGTACGGAGGCTGCTACGTGTTCCGGCTGGATCCGGCGTCGGGAACCCTTACCGCCGTGATCACCGACCTCGTGCACCCCAACGGTCTGGCATTCTCCCCGGATGAGACCCTCCTGTACGTGGCGGACACCGCCGGGGCCCGCTACGGGGTGCCGCTGAGGATCGTTGCCTACGGACTTCGCGACGGGGCATGCGGACCCGGCAGGGTCGTCGTCGAACTGCCCGAGGGCCAGGCAGCCGACGGCCTTAGGGTGGATGTCGAGGGCAGGATCTGGACCTCCGCGGGCCCCGCCGTCAGGGTCTATTCACCGGCCTTCGAGCTGCTGGCTTCCATTGACGTCCCGGAAACCGTCTCCAACCTCTGCTTCGGCGGCCCGGACGGCCGGGACCTCTACATCACCGCGACCACAAGCCTGTACCGGATCCGCACCGGCACCCGCGATGCGGCCGGCCGGAACGTTCCACAAACCCACCACTGA
- a CDS encoding BBE domain-containing protein codes for MAPEATAFAYRDVDFAPVIAAQWPDPSENERNIAWVREYWAALHEFSEPGGYLNFQDADDQSRIEDTLGSNYARLARLKAKYDPDNFFHVNQNIKPAPAAATPAPEAPPQQDAAPPAAHPAEGAATS; via the coding sequence GTGGCGCCAGAGGCCACCGCTTTCGCGTACCGTGACGTTGACTTCGCGCCGGTCATCGCGGCGCAGTGGCCCGACCCGTCAGAGAACGAGAGGAACATTGCCTGGGTCCGGGAATACTGGGCCGCGCTGCATGAGTTCTCCGAACCCGGCGGCTACCTCAATTTCCAGGACGCCGACGACCAGTCCAGGATTGAGGACACCCTCGGATCGAACTATGCGCGGCTTGCCCGCCTCAAGGCAAAGTATGACCCCGACAACTTCTTCCATGTGAACCAGAACATCAAGCCCGCCCCGGCCGCGGCGACGCCGGCACCGGAGGCGCCACCGCAGCAGGACGCCGCGCCACCGGCGGCACATCCGGCCGAGGGCGCCGCAACGTCCTGA
- a CDS encoding glycosyltransferase yields the protein MGRRNTGSKPANSNVPANVRAHWFVLLATLVALGLALAVQGYLHHLGGVGADSVPVDPSADNVPNAVSHGGPVLDSRGGAVRSVSPPDHTIALTFDDGPDPVWTPRILDVLREHHVHATFFVVGSAAVDNPDLLRRIVAEGHEIGVHTLTHTDLGSAAEWRRELEVQGGQDAIVGVTGQTASLLRPPYTSGNEALTNGSWSALEGLADDGYLTVLSSMDSEDWQTPGTEAIEKNLTPKGPQGQVVLMHDGGGDREQTVAALDSALSRFSEQGYHITTVGDAVGVDSMRPASGLEQIRGSAFVWGIRLSDFVVTAISWGLVAAGVVTFVRALLVMFFAARHSRAARRLPQAGRGRRRVDVMVGPAVTEPVTVIVPAYNESAGIEAAVRSIVASSHPVEVIVVDDGSTDGTADIVEALGLPGVTVIRKENGGKPSALNAGIQAASHDLVVMVDGDTVFEPDTVRALIQPFADPRVGAISGNTKVANRGGILGAWQHIEYVVGFNLDRRLFDVAECMPTVPGAIGAFRLGALINVGGVSDDTLAEDTDLTMALCRDGWRVVYQEDARAWTEAPASIGALWRQRYRWCYGTLQAMWKHRGAVVQGGAAGKLGRRGLGYLLVLQVLLPLFAPIVDVFALYGLVFLDPLRIAALWLVFLAVQLLMAAYAFRLDKERLGPLWTLPLQQFVYRQLMYLVVIQAVVTAVAGVHLRWHRMERYGSLRVPQTQNQA from the coding sequence ATGGGTCGCCGGAACACGGGCTCCAAACCCGCCAACAGCAACGTCCCCGCCAATGTTCGAGCCCATTGGTTTGTCCTCCTGGCCACGCTGGTGGCGTTGGGCCTCGCCTTGGCGGTGCAGGGTTACCTTCATCATTTGGGCGGAGTCGGCGCCGACTCTGTGCCCGTGGACCCCTCTGCCGATAATGTTCCGAACGCTGTGTCCCACGGCGGCCCGGTACTGGATTCCCGTGGGGGAGCGGTGCGCAGCGTCAGCCCGCCGGACCATACAATCGCGCTGACTTTCGACGACGGCCCCGACCCAGTGTGGACGCCCCGCATCCTTGATGTCCTCCGGGAACACCATGTCCATGCAACCTTTTTCGTCGTCGGTTCGGCCGCAGTGGACAACCCGGATCTTCTGCGCCGCATAGTGGCCGAGGGCCACGAAATCGGGGTGCACACGCTGACCCACACCGACCTCGGTTCAGCGGCCGAATGGCGGCGCGAACTTGAGGTGCAGGGTGGCCAGGATGCGATCGTGGGGGTCACCGGCCAGACGGCCTCCCTGCTGCGACCGCCCTACACCTCCGGGAATGAGGCCCTCACGAACGGCTCGTGGTCCGCGCTTGAAGGACTGGCGGATGACGGATACCTCACCGTGTTGAGCAGCATGGACAGCGAGGACTGGCAGACGCCAGGCACCGAGGCGATCGAGAAGAACCTGACGCCGAAGGGGCCGCAGGGCCAGGTGGTGCTGATGCACGATGGTGGCGGCGACCGGGAACAAACAGTAGCCGCGCTGGACTCCGCGCTCTCGCGTTTTTCCGAGCAGGGCTACCACATCACCACCGTCGGTGACGCCGTTGGTGTTGACAGCATGCGCCCCGCTTCCGGGCTCGAGCAGATCCGCGGCTCTGCGTTCGTCTGGGGCATCCGGCTCAGCGATTTCGTCGTCACGGCCATCTCGTGGGGCCTCGTTGCCGCAGGCGTAGTCACTTTCGTCCGTGCCCTCCTGGTGATGTTCTTCGCCGCGCGCCACAGCCGTGCTGCGCGGCGCCTACCCCAGGCCGGGCGGGGCCGCCGGCGCGTTGATGTGATGGTGGGGCCGGCTGTCACCGAGCCGGTAACGGTGATCGTCCCTGCCTATAACGAGTCCGCCGGCATCGAAGCCGCCGTCCGCTCCATCGTGGCCTCCTCGCACCCCGTTGAAGTCATCGTGGTTGACGACGGGTCCACCGACGGGACGGCGGACATCGTTGAGGCCCTCGGCCTGCCCGGGGTTACCGTCATCCGGAAGGAAAACGGGGGCAAGCCCTCCGCCTTGAACGCCGGCATCCAGGCCGCGAGCCACGATCTTGTGGTCATGGTCGACGGTGACACCGTCTTCGAGCCGGACACGGTCCGTGCCCTCATCCAGCCCTTTGCCGACCCGCGCGTCGGGGCGATTTCGGGCAATACCAAGGTGGCCAACCGCGGAGGCATCCTGGGCGCCTGGCAGCATATCGAGTACGTCGTCGGCTTCAACCTGGACCGCAGGCTGTTCGACGTAGCCGAATGCATGCCCACTGTCCCCGGAGCGATCGGCGCCTTCCGCCTCGGCGCGCTCATCAACGTCGGGGGCGTCAGCGACGACACGCTTGCCGAGGACACGGACCTGACCATGGCGCTGTGCCGGGACGGCTGGCGTGTCGTGTACCAGGAGGACGCCCGGGCCTGGACGGAGGCGCCGGCGAGCATTGGCGCCCTGTGGCGCCAGCGGTACCGCTGGTGCTACGGCACGCTGCAGGCGATGTGGAAGCACCGGGGTGCGGTGGTGCAGGGCGGTGCGGCAGGCAAGCTGGGCCGGCGCGGGCTCGGCTACCTTCTCGTCCTGCAGGTGCTGCTTCCCCTTTTCGCGCCCATCGTCGATGTCTTTGCCCTGTATGGCCTGGTCTTCCTTGACCCCCTGCGGATCGCGGCGCTCTGGCTGGTCTTCCTGGCGGTTCAATTGCTCATGGCCGCCTACGCTTTCCGACTTGATAAAGAACGGCTCGGACCGCTCTGGACGCTTCCCCTCCAGCAGTTCGTCTACCGGCAGCTCATGTATCTTGTGGTGATCCAGGCCGTAGTTACGGCTGTGGCCGGGGTGCACCTGAGGTGGCACCGGATGGAAAGGTACGGCAGCCTGCGCGTCCCGCAAACGCAAAACCAGGCCTAG